A region of Paenibacillus sp. 37 DNA encodes the following proteins:
- a CDS encoding ABC transporter permease, protein MRSNYKQFIRNVPLHLMILPGLLIIIVFGYIPMAGLSIAFQNFSPIAGFKNMNWVGWDNFRYLFDLPGFSQVVWNTVFISTMKIVSGLVIPVLVALLLNEVRKTGFKRTIQTVIYMPHFFSWVILAGIIVDVLSPSTGIVNMLLKALGIDPIQFLASNEWFPYILVITDQWKEFGFGTIIYLAALTNIDKSLYEASVMDGAGRWKQTWHITLPGIRPIVILMVTLSLGNVLNGGFDQVFNLYNPLVYESGDILDTMIYRIGLQDAQYSVSTALGLIKSVVSFIFIGLGYFLAYRFANYRIF, encoded by the coding sequence ATGCGTTCCAACTACAAACAATTTATCCGAAACGTTCCGCTTCATCTTATGATTTTACCCGGACTGCTGATTATTATTGTATTCGGTTACATTCCGATGGCGGGGCTCTCTATTGCCTTTCAGAATTTCTCTCCCATTGCCGGATTCAAAAACATGAACTGGGTGGGGTGGGATAATTTCAGGTATCTGTTCGATCTGCCCGGTTTCTCGCAAGTTGTATGGAATACGGTGTTTATATCAACGATGAAAATTGTGTCCGGCTTGGTCATTCCGGTACTTGTAGCCTTATTACTCAACGAGGTTCGCAAGACAGGTTTCAAAAGAACGATTCAGACTGTAATTTATATGCCTCACTTTTTCTCTTGGGTTATTCTGGCGGGAATCATCGTGGATGTGTTATCTCCCAGCACGGGGATCGTTAATATGTTGCTCAAAGCCCTCGGAATTGACCCAATTCAATTCCTGGCCAGTAACGAGTGGTTTCCATACATACTTGTCATTACAGACCAATGGAAAGAATTCGGATTTGGTACGATTATCTATCTGGCTGCCCTCACGAATATTGATAAGTCACTCTACGAAGCTTCTGTTATGGATGGAGCGGGAAGATGGAAGCAGACATGGCATATCACACTGCCAGGCATTCGCCCGATCGTGATTTTGATGGTAACGCTTAGTCTGGGTAACGTACTTAACGGTGGCTTTGACCAAGTGTTCAACCTCTATAATCCATTGGTATATGAATCAGGAGATATTCTGGATACGATGATCTACCGGATTGGATTGCAGGATGCACAGTATTCCGTATCAACAGCTTTGGGTCTGATCAAATCTGTTGTTTCCTTCATTTTTATCGGACTTGGTTATTTCTTGGCCTATCGGTTCGCGAATTATCGGATATTCTAG
- a CDS encoding carbohydrate ABC transporter permease, translating into MHHASRAYRWFLGFNYVILTILALLCLFPIVNILAISFSSSDAVKAGSVTFWPVDFTLSSYQYILENQQFLNSFGTSLLRVVLGVTTNLVFTILVAYPLSKEATKFRSRTFYAWIFVFTMLFSGGLIPGYLVVKEAGLLDSIWALILPGAVPIFNVLLMLNFFRGLPKELEEASWMDGAGHFRTLCSIYLPISLPSIATITLFAMVGHWNAWFDGMIYMKSPEGYPLATYLQSMLQQVTMIQSEMMTLEDATLLSQVSDRTTQASQIFLSVIPILLVYPFLQRYFVHGLVVGSVKG; encoded by the coding sequence ATGCACCACGCTTCAAGAGCCTATCGGTGGTTCCTAGGGTTTAACTACGTCATCCTGACGATTCTTGCCTTGTTATGCTTGTTCCCGATTGTGAATATATTAGCGATTTCATTTAGTTCAAGTGATGCGGTCAAAGCGGGAAGTGTCACATTCTGGCCTGTGGATTTTACATTGTCCTCCTATCAATACATTCTGGAAAATCAGCAGTTCCTGAACTCATTTGGCACGAGCCTTCTCCGTGTAGTACTGGGGGTTACGACCAACTTGGTATTCACCATTCTGGTGGCTTATCCACTCTCTAAAGAGGCTACGAAATTCCGTTCAAGAACGTTCTATGCCTGGATCTTCGTATTCACCATGTTATTCAGTGGGGGATTGATCCCGGGTTACCTGGTGGTTAAGGAAGCGGGCTTGTTGGATTCCATCTGGGCCCTGATTCTGCCAGGTGCTGTTCCGATCTTTAATGTACTTCTAATGCTTAATTTCTTCCGGGGATTGCCGAAGGAACTTGAAGAGGCCTCCTGGATGGATGGGGCAGGACATTTCCGCACGCTATGCAGCATCTATCTTCCTATTTCACTTCCCAGTATTGCGACCATTACGCTGTTCGCCATGGTAGGACACTGGAACGCCTGGTTTGATGGCATGATCTACATGAAGAGTCCGGAAGGTTATCCGCTTGCTACCTATCTTCAGTCCATGTTGCAGCAGGTGACGATGATTCAGAGCGAGATGATGACGCTGGAAGATGCAACGCTCTTAAGTCAGGTATCGGATAGAACCACCCAAGCTTCCCAGATCTTTTTGTCCGTTATTCCCATCCTGCTTGTGTATCCGTTCCTGCAACGGTATTTCGTTCATGGTCTTGTCGTCGGAAGTGTAAAGGGATAA
- a CDS encoding sensor histidine kinase, with protein sequence MREREERRRETLRFIRGRWRESSIVVKLMIAFVLVILPLYGISIMITQVSSKQMQTEVEKAHESKLYFYHNHLQFELERMSALVTEFSFDETMSTLSTRAAIMSRYEVTSSLNNIHNKLGQIMVTSPYISDVVYYVPALHKRVSAADGIRDVEDTEWKNLLATMGNLNGELSHSNNDLYFLKSNPYNMNHEEPPNFILGIRLSAEELKHRLQQLSETGESEITLSFGEQQHVVISSSEQPAPVKPIQTVSPEPSESMQVTKFQSDPYLYYSLHDKDHSFTLTATIPQDVLSAPLKQYNVWLWMVTFMSVVIIIVFSFSIYRSIHQPLALLIRGFRMAEQGQTSVHIPSSRRDEFGYLYSRFNHMIERLHILIDENYVARIRTSEAELKHLQSQIQPHFLYNSLFSIKQMAEVENVELIQEFTDYLGQYFRYMSRDSHTEVSLGAEIDHALVYASIQKIRFGSRIQLELEDLDARYRDISVPRVMIQPIVENVFEHALAKRSEGGILQISYQKGLDNLSIRIEDDGDQLSDETLIYLQSAFEETERKHGNEEITGLINVSQRLRIKFGAGYGLTAQRSELGGLCIIVKIPWEGE encoded by the coding sequence ATGAGAGAGCGTGAGGAAAGGAGGAGGGAAACTTTGCGATTCATCCGGGGGAGATGGAGAGAGTCATCCATTGTTGTCAAACTGATGATTGCTTTTGTACTGGTCATTCTGCCCTTGTATGGGATAAGCATTATGATTACGCAAGTCAGCTCCAAACAAATGCAAACGGAGGTGGAGAAGGCACATGAGTCCAAATTGTACTTCTACCATAATCATCTGCAATTCGAATTGGAGCGAATGAGTGCACTGGTGACCGAATTTTCATTTGATGAAACCATGTCCACACTAAGTACACGAGCCGCAATTATGAGCAGGTATGAAGTCACGTCCAGTCTGAACAACATTCACAATAAGTTGGGTCAGATCATGGTGACGAGTCCTTATATTAGTGATGTTGTGTATTACGTTCCCGCTCTGCATAAACGGGTCAGTGCGGCGGACGGAATTCGGGATGTAGAGGATACCGAGTGGAAGAATCTGCTCGCGACGATGGGGAATCTGAATGGCGAATTATCGCATTCCAATAACGATCTCTATTTCCTGAAAAGTAATCCATATAACATGAACCATGAGGAACCACCCAATTTCATATTAGGAATACGCTTGTCTGCTGAAGAACTGAAACATCGTTTGCAGCAGCTATCGGAAACGGGAGAAAGTGAGATTACACTGAGTTTTGGTGAACAGCAACATGTAGTGATTTCTTCTTCCGAGCAGCCAGCACCTGTAAAACCGATCCAAACAGTTTCGCCGGAACCGTCTGAGTCCATGCAAGTTACAAAGTTCCAATCTGATCCATATCTCTATTATTCGTTGCATGATAAGGATCACTCGTTCACCCTGACAGCTACTATACCGCAGGATGTGCTGAGTGCGCCGCTGAAACAATACAACGTATGGTTATGGATGGTGACCTTCATGTCAGTTGTAATTATTATTGTCTTCTCGTTTTCGATCTACAGATCGATTCACCAACCGTTAGCGTTGCTCATCCGAGGATTCAGAATGGCTGAACAGGGCCAGACAAGTGTACATATTCCTTCATCCAGAAGGGATGAATTCGGCTATTTGTACTCCCGATTCAACCATATGATAGAACGCCTACATATTTTGATCGATGAGAATTATGTTGCACGCATTCGAACAAGTGAGGCGGAACTCAAACATCTGCAATCCCAGATTCAACCTCACTTTTTATACAACAGTCTGTTCAGCATCAAGCAAATGGCTGAGGTGGAGAATGTGGAGCTCATTCAGGAATTCACCGACTACTTGGGTCAATATTTCAGGTATATGTCTCGGGATTCTCATACGGAGGTATCGTTGGGGGCTGAGATTGACCATGCGCTGGTCTATGCATCGATTCAAAAAATTCGGTTTGGTTCGAGGATTCAATTGGAATTGGAGGATCTGGACGCAAGATACAGAGACATTTCCGTTCCCAGAGTTATGATTCAGCCGATCGTAGAGAATGTGTTTGAGCACGCACTAGCCAAACGCAGCGAAGGAGGTATCCTACAGATCTCGTACCAAAAGGGGCTGGACAATCTATCCATTCGCATTGAGGATGATGGGGATCAGTTAAGCGATGAAACATTGATTTATCTGCAATCTGCATTTGAGGAAACAGAGCGGAAACATGGAAACGAAGAGATAACCGGGCTCATCAATGTGAGTCAGCGATTACGAATCAAATTCGGGGCTGGTTATGGTCTTACAGCGCAGCGAAGTGAGCTTGGTGGGTTGTGCATTATAGTGAAGATTCCATGGGAGGGGGAGTAA